One stretch of Streptomyces sp. 135 DNA includes these proteins:
- a CDS encoding gluconate:H+ symporter: MSPSHTAVLAAAPAVEPPPHTGGVLALIDGTAGLLTVAALGIVLLLFLIIKVRLQPFVALLAVSIAVGLSAGLSVTELFGTVQKSNAVSVIESGMGGILGHVAIIIGLGTMLGAILEVSGGAEVLASRLLGLFGEKRAPLAMGLTGLIFGIPVFFDVGIFVLAPIVYAAAKRSGKSILLYCLPLLAGLSMTHAFLPPHPGPVAAAGLLKVDLGWVILMGVVCGIPAVLAAWVYSAWVGKRIFVPVPQDMVEAADEAKAAVVAEQRAAGVTPQEKPVPLGVVFTIIGTPLFLILLATFSSIAFDPSTLRSVIEFFGSPFVALTIALLMAYYLLGIRRGWSRKSLERVSTSSLKPVGNILLVVGAGGIFGAVLKASGVAAALSDTFQDVGLPIIVLAYLLSLVLRVAQGSATVAIVTTAGIVAPLLAEGDYSQAFVALVIMAISAGSIFASHVNDGGFWMVAKYFGISERDTLKTWTVLESVLSVAGFAVAAVVSLFV; the protein is encoded by the coding sequence ATGTCCCCGTCCCACACCGCCGTGCTCGCGGCCGCCCCCGCCGTAGAGCCGCCACCCCACACGGGTGGCGTCCTCGCCCTGATCGACGGCACGGCGGGCCTGCTGACCGTCGCCGCGCTCGGCATCGTCCTGCTGCTCTTCCTGATCATCAAGGTCCGGCTCCAGCCCTTCGTGGCGCTGCTCGCGGTCTCCATAGCCGTCGGCCTCTCGGCCGGCCTCTCCGTCACCGAACTTTTCGGCACGGTCCAGAAGTCCAACGCCGTCTCGGTCATCGAGTCGGGCATGGGCGGCATCCTCGGGCACGTGGCGATCATCATCGGCCTCGGCACGATGCTCGGCGCGATCCTCGAAGTGTCGGGCGGGGCCGAGGTACTGGCGTCGCGGCTCTTGGGGTTGTTCGGCGAGAAGCGCGCTCCACTGGCGATGGGCCTCACCGGCCTGATCTTCGGCATCCCGGTCTTCTTCGACGTCGGCATCTTCGTCCTCGCGCCGATCGTGTACGCCGCCGCCAAGCGCAGCGGCAAGTCGATCCTGCTCTACTGCCTCCCGCTCCTCGCCGGCCTGTCGATGACCCACGCCTTCCTGCCCCCGCACCCGGGCCCGGTGGCCGCTGCCGGTCTGCTCAAGGTGGACCTCGGCTGGGTCATCCTGATGGGCGTCGTCTGCGGCATCCCTGCGGTGCTCGCCGCCTGGGTGTACTCGGCGTGGGTCGGCAAGCGCATCTTCGTACCCGTTCCGCAGGACATGGTCGAGGCGGCCGACGAGGCGAAGGCGGCGGTCGTCGCCGAGCAGCGGGCGGCGGGGGTGACCCCGCAGGAGAAGCCGGTGCCGCTGGGCGTCGTCTTCACCATCATCGGCACGCCCCTGTTCCTGATCCTCCTCGCCACCTTCTCCTCGATCGCCTTCGACCCCTCGACGCTCCGGTCGGTCATCGAGTTCTTCGGCAGCCCCTTCGTCGCCCTCACGATCGCGCTCCTGATGGCGTACTACTTGCTGGGCATCCGGCGCGGCTGGTCCCGCAAGTCCCTTGAACGCGTGTCGACTTCGTCCCTGAAGCCGGTCGGCAACATCCTGCTGGTGGTCGGCGCGGGCGGGATCTTCGGCGCGGTCCTCAAGGCGAGCGGCGTGGCCGCGGCCCTCTCGGACACCTTCCAGGACGTGGGCCTGCCGATCATCGTCCTCGCCTACCTGCTCTCCCTGGTCCTGCGGGTCGCCCAGGGCTCGGCGACGGTGGCGATCGTCACGACGGCGGGCATCGTCGCCCCGCTCCTGGCGGAGGGCGACTACTCCCAGGCCTTCGTCGCCCTCGTCATCATGGCCATCTCGGCGGGCTCCATCTTCGCCTCGCACGTGAACGACGGCGGTTTCTGGATGGTGGCGAAGTACTTCGGCATCAGCGAGCGGGACACCCTGAAGACGTGGACGGTCCTGGAGTCGGTGCTTTCCGTGGCGGGATTCGCGGTGGCGGCGGTGGTGAGCCTGTTCGTGTAG
- a CDS encoding amino acid deaminase, translating into MAADNPADNPAADRSSDASNAGPPAADPLAALADERIDHRFKGLPPDADGLTVGELAAQRRNLFTGGFTTPVLALSAERLEHNLALMETYAERHGLAFAPHGKTSMAPQLFARQMERGAWGITLAVPHQVRVARAFGTSRIFLANELVDAAALRMVAAELDADPSFRFICYVDSVRGVELMHAALSEAGASRPVDVVLELGAGDEARTGARTEAECFEIANAVAGADTLRLVGVAGYEGEVPRATTERVTAWLRRLTALAVELDKAGRFADLPEVVVSAGGSAWFDAVASVFAELPELSVPVLKLLRSGAYVSHDDGHYRHVTPFNRVPQEGALEPALRLWAQVVSKPSAEQAFVNAGKRDAAYDLDLPEAQVVRRDGVERAAAGVTVTGLSDQHGWVRTGPEAELAVGDWLGMGLSHPCTAFDKWQLIPLVEADGTVTEYIRTFF; encoded by the coding sequence ATGGCCGCCGACAACCCCGCCGACAACCCCGCCGCCGACCGTTCCTCGGACGCATCGAACGCCGGTCCGCCGGCTGCCGATCCGCTGGCCGCGCTTGCGGACGAGCGGATCGACCACCGCTTCAAGGGCCTCCCCCCGGACGCCGACGGGCTGACGGTCGGCGAGCTCGCGGCCCAGCGCAGGAACCTCTTCACCGGCGGCTTCACCACCCCCGTCCTCGCCCTCTCCGCCGAGCGCCTTGAGCACAACCTCGCGCTCATGGAGACGTACGCCGAGCGGCACGGCCTGGCCTTCGCGCCGCACGGCAAGACGTCGATGGCACCGCAGCTCTTCGCCCGGCAGATGGAGCGCGGAGCGTGGGGCATCACGCTGGCGGTGCCCCATCAGGTGCGCGTGGCACGGGCGTTCGGCACCTCGCGGATCTTCCTCGCGAACGAGTTGGTCGACGCGGCGGCGCTGCGCATGGTCGCCGCCGAGCTGGACGCCGATCCGTCCTTCCGCTTCATCTGTTACGTCGACTCCGTACGCGGCGTCGAGCTGATGCACGCCGCGCTCAGCGAGGCGGGCGCGAGCCGGCCCGTCGACGTCGTGCTGGAACTGGGCGCCGGTGACGAGGCGCGGACCGGCGCGCGGACCGAGGCCGAGTGCTTCGAGATCGCCAACGCCGTCGCGGGCGCCGACACACTGCGGCTCGTGGGCGTCGCCGGGTACGAGGGCGAGGTGCCGCGGGCCACCACGGAGCGGGTCACGGCGTGGCTGCGGCGGCTGACCGCGCTGGCCGTCGAGCTGGACAAGGCGGGGCGGTTCGCGGATCTGCCGGAGGTCGTGGTCAGCGCGGGCGGCAGCGCGTGGTTCGACGCGGTGGCGTCGGTCTTCGCGGAGCTTCCCGAACTGTCCGTGCCGGTGCTGAAGTTGCTGCGCTCGGGTGCGTACGTCTCCCATGACGACGGTCACTACCGGCATGTCACGCCCTTCAACCGCGTCCCGCAGGAGGGTGCGCTCGAACCGGCTCTCCGGCTGTGGGCGCAGGTGGTGTCGAAGCCGTCCGCCGAGCAGGCGTTCGTCAACGCGGGGAAGCGGGATGCGGCGTACGACCTGGATCTGCCCGAGGCGCAGGTCGTGCGGCGCGATGGTGTGGAGCGGGCGGCGGCCGGGGTCACGGTGACGGGGCTCTCCGATCAGCACGGGTGGGTGCGGACGGGGCCGGAGGCGGAGCTGGCCGTGGGGGACTGGCTGGGGATGGGGCTTTCGCACCCGTGCACGGCGTTCGACAAGTGGCAGCTGATTCCTCTGGTGGAGGCGGACGGGACGGTCACGGAGTACATCCGTACGTTCTTCTGA
- a CDS encoding MerR family transcriptional regulator, with the protein MPPETLTQGPDRFDDDDYPAYTMGRAAEMIGATPGFLRAVGDARLITPLRSEGGHRRYSRYQLRIAARARELVDQGTPIEAACRIVILEDQLEEAQRINEQLRGTRARPEEAPSS; encoded by the coding sequence ATGCCCCCAGAGACCCTCACGCAAGGCCCCGATCGGTTCGATGACGACGACTATCCCGCCTACACGATGGGCCGGGCCGCCGAGATGATCGGCGCCACGCCCGGCTTCCTCCGGGCCGTCGGCGACGCCCGCCTGATCACTCCGCTGCGCTCCGAGGGCGGCCACCGCCGCTACTCGCGCTACCAGCTGCGCATCGCCGCGCGCGCCCGCGAACTCGTGGACCAGGGCACGCCGATCGAGGCGGCCTGCCGGATCGTCATCCTCGAGGACCAGCTCGAAGAGGCCCAGCGCATCAACGAGCAGCTGCGCGGAACCCGCGCCAGGCCTGAGGAGGCGCCGTCGTCCTGA
- a CDS encoding D-aminoacylase, with product MDLVIRDARVIDGTGDASYRADIAVHEGRITGIHRQDETGGGPRPTAATTLDADGLALAPGFIDMHAHSDLALLRDPAHTAKAAQGVTLEVIGQDGLSYAPVDDRTLAQVRQAITGWNGDGGDIDFDWRTVGEYLDRLDRSHGGHGIAVNAAYLIPQGTVRMYAMGWDDRPATPAELDRMKQLVADGMSEGAVGMSSGLTYTPGMYADDSELTELCGVVAAHGGYYCPHHRSYGAGALQAYEEMVRLTRTAGCPLHLAHATMNFGVNKGKAPDLLALLDDALAQGADITLDTYPYTPGCTTLVAMLPSWASEGGPEAILARLRDDATAEKIRHHMEVIGADGCHGVPIEWDTIEISGVSDPGLASCVGKTIAHSAAQRGEEPWVTARRLLIDDRLGSTILQHVGHEENVRAIMRHRVHTGGSDGILQGFKPHPRAYGTFPQYLGRYARELDVMSLEETVAHLTSRPAARLRLPDRGVVREGYRADLVLFDPETVAAGSTFEEPRTLPTGIPHVLIDGRFVMRDGRRTDVLAGRAVRRTP from the coding sequence ATGGACCTGGTGATCCGAGACGCCCGCGTCATCGACGGCACCGGAGATGCCTCCTACCGCGCAGACATCGCCGTACACGAGGGCAGGATCACCGGGATCCACCGGCAGGACGAGACCGGCGGCGGCCCCCGCCCCACCGCCGCGACGACCCTGGACGCCGACGGCCTCGCACTCGCGCCCGGCTTCATCGACATGCACGCCCACAGCGACCTCGCCCTGCTCCGCGACCCCGCGCACACCGCGAAGGCGGCCCAGGGCGTCACCCTGGAGGTCATCGGCCAGGACGGCCTGAGCTACGCCCCCGTCGACGACCGCACGCTCGCCCAGGTCCGCCAGGCCATCACCGGCTGGAACGGCGACGGCGGCGACATCGACTTCGACTGGCGCACGGTCGGCGAGTACCTGGACCGCCTGGACCGCTCGCACGGCGGCCACGGCATCGCCGTGAACGCCGCGTATCTCATCCCCCAGGGCACCGTCCGCATGTACGCGATGGGCTGGGACGACCGCCCCGCCACCCCCGCCGAGCTGGACCGCATGAAGCAGCTCGTCGCCGACGGCATGAGCGAAGGCGCCGTCGGCATGTCGTCGGGCCTCACCTACACCCCCGGCATGTACGCCGACGACTCCGAGCTCACGGAACTCTGCGGGGTGGTCGCCGCCCACGGCGGCTACTACTGCCCGCACCACCGCAGCTACGGCGCCGGCGCCCTCCAGGCGTACGAGGAGATGGTGCGCCTCACCCGCACGGCGGGCTGCCCCCTGCACCTCGCCCACGCGACGATGAACTTCGGCGTGAACAAGGGCAAGGCCCCGGATCTGCTGGCGCTCCTCGACGACGCGCTCGCGCAGGGCGCGGACATCACCCTCGACACGTACCCCTACACCCCCGGCTGCACGACGCTCGTGGCGATGCTGCCGAGCTGGGCGAGCGAGGGAGGGCCGGAGGCGATACTCGCGCGCCTCCGGGACGACGCGACCGCCGAGAAGATCCGCCACCACATGGAGGTCATCGGCGCCGACGGCTGTCACGGCGTACCCATCGAGTGGGACACCATCGAGATCTCCGGTGTCTCCGACCCGGGGCTCGCCTCCTGCGTCGGCAAGACGATCGCCCATTCCGCGGCCCAGCGCGGCGAGGAGCCGTGGGTCACCGCCCGGCGCCTGCTCATCGACGACCGCCTCGGCTCGACGATCCTCCAGCACGTGGGCCACGAGGAGAACGTCCGGGCGATCATGCGCCACCGCGTGCACACGGGCGGCAGCGACGGCATCCTTCAGGGCTTCAAGCCGCATCCGCGCGCGTACGGCACGTTCCCGCAGTACCTCGGGCGCTACGCACGGGAGTTGGACGTCATGTCACTCGAAGAGACCGTTGCCCACCTCACCTCGCGCCCCGCCGCCCGCCTCCGGCTCCCCGACCGGGGTGTCGTACGTGAGGGATACCGCGCCGATCTGGTCCTGTTCGACCCCGAGACCGTCGCGGCGGGCTCCACCTTCGAGGAGCCCCGCACGCTTCCCACCGGTATCCCGCACGTCCTGATCGACGGCCGGTTCGTGATGCGGGACGGCCGGCGCACGGACGTCCTCGCGGGACGCGCCGTACGCCGGACTCCCTGA
- a CDS encoding Hsp20/alpha crystallin family protein, with translation MLMRTDPFREVDRLAQQVFNSARPAGMQMDAYRQGDEFVVHFDLPGVDPESIDLDVERHVLNVRAERRSPAPEGVELIAGERPTGTFSRQLFLGDTLDTERIEASYEAGVLTLRIPVAEQAKPRKIQISGGDSGRRQISG, from the coding sequence ATGCTCATGCGTACCGACCCGTTCCGTGAGGTCGACCGCCTCGCCCAGCAGGTCTTCAACAGCGCGCGCCCCGCGGGGATGCAGATGGACGCCTACCGCCAGGGCGACGAGTTCGTCGTCCACTTCGATCTGCCGGGCGTCGACCCCGAGTCGATCGACCTGGACGTGGAACGCCACGTACTGAACGTCCGTGCCGAGCGCCGCTCCCCCGCCCCCGAGGGCGTGGAGCTGATCGCGGGCGAGCGCCCCACCGGCACCTTCTCCCGCCAGCTGTTCCTCGGCGACACCCTGGACACCGAGCGGATCGAGGCCTCGTACGAAGCGGGCGTCCTGACGCTGCGGATCCCGGTGGCCGAGCAGGCCAAGCCGCGCAAGATCCAGATCAGCGGCGGCGACAGCGGACGCCGGCAGATCAGCGGCTGA
- a CDS encoding SCO5918 family protein produces MRCVIARFPFDLFKSEVEQAMKGVKPEPVTGESVIIGRRHYPVKQVGEVITRQDRRDFSAQEVTRALSGLGFTCRAAPAPEPVVTEPVPQAWPTSLV; encoded by the coding sequence ATGCGCTGCGTCATCGCCCGCTTCCCCTTCGACCTGTTCAAGAGTGAGGTCGAGCAGGCCATGAAGGGCGTCAAGCCCGAACCCGTCACCGGCGAGTCCGTGATCATCGGCCGCCGCCACTACCCCGTCAAGCAGGTCGGGGAAGTCATCACGCGTCAGGACCGCCGCGACTTCTCGGCGCAGGAGGTGACCCGGGCGCTCAGCGGCCTCGGCTTCACCTGCCGTGCCGCGCCCGCGCCCGAGCCCGTCGTCACCGAGCCGGTGCCGCAGGCCTGGCCGACGTCCCTCGTCTAG
- a CDS encoding PIN domain-containing protein: protein MADTSVLLALYNREDDHHERAVQAVSHVNRLVVSPLVLAELDYHLTTKISGTAAADTLTSLRAWASTDRLKLAPMTWPLLSQAEQLMRKYSDQDATGLTDAVNAALAWALPQPVVLALDHHYRDVIAPRTANDQPLHVLP from the coding sequence GTGGCCGACACCTCGGTGCTCCTCGCTCTCTACAACCGCGAGGACGATCACCACGAACGCGCAGTCCAAGCGGTCTCACACGTCAACAGGCTCGTGGTGTCACCCCTGGTCCTCGCCGAACTGGACTACCACCTCACGACGAAGATCAGCGGCACTGCCGCAGCGGACACGCTGACCAGTCTGCGGGCGTGGGCAAGCACGGACAGGCTGAAACTCGCACCCATGACCTGGCCTCTCCTCAGCCAGGCCGAACAGCTGATGCGCAAGTACTCCGATCAAGACGCCACCGGTCTGACCGACGCCGTCAACGCCGCTCTGGCATGGGCCCTGCCGCAACCCGTCGTGCTGGCCCTTGATCACCACTACCGGGACGTCATCGCGCCCCGCACCGCGAACGACCAACCTCTCCACGTGCTGCCGTGA
- a CDS encoding DUF2267 domain-containing protein produces the protein MRWSELIEAVRESGQYATAAEAERVTRTVLSALGGHVVGDERVDLAAQLPVEAARVIADQVPVTRRLTAPEFVESVALRLEGATPATARWDVSSVLTALAQAVDGELVDRLLDLLPPGYALLFGRAELAQAA, from the coding sequence ATGAGATGGAGCGAACTCATCGAGGCGGTAAGGGAATCCGGCCAGTACGCCACCGCCGCGGAGGCGGAGCGCGTGACGCGCACCGTCCTGTCCGCCCTCGGCGGCCACGTCGTCGGGGACGAACGCGTCGACCTGGCGGCCCAGCTGCCGGTCGAGGCGGCGAGGGTGATCGCGGACCAGGTGCCCGTGACACGGCGGCTCACAGCACCTGAGTTCGTCGAGAGCGTGGCGCTGCGCCTGGAGGGCGCCACTCCGGCCACCGCCCGATGGGACGTCAGCTCCGTCCTCACCGCCCTGGCGCAGGCGGTCGACGGCGAGCTCGTGGACCGCCTGCTTGACCTGCTGCCGCCGGGGTACGCCCTGCTGTTCGGCAGGGCCGAGCTGGCGCAGGCGGCCTGA
- a CDS encoding RidA family protein, producing the protein MPENTSNTSNTDNSGNTVKTALTPATHTTPPAKFSHGVRKGNILQVAGQVGFLPAEEGKAPTPAGPTLREQTLQTFANVKAILEEGGATWDDVMMMRVYLTDVDHFAEMNQIYNEYFEEQGLKAPASARTTVYVGLPKGLLIEIDALAVLG; encoded by the coding sequence ATGCCCGAGAACACCAGCAACACCAGCAACACCGACAACAGCGGCAACACCGTGAAGACGGCCCTCACCCCGGCCACTCACACCACCCCGCCCGCGAAGTTCTCCCACGGCGTCAGGAAGGGCAACATCCTCCAGGTCGCCGGCCAGGTCGGCTTCCTCCCCGCCGAGGAGGGCAAGGCCCCCACCCCGGCCGGCCCCACCCTGCGCGAGCAGACCCTCCAGACCTTCGCCAACGTCAAGGCGATCCTCGAAGAGGGCGGCGCCACCTGGGACGACGTGATGATGATGCGCGTCTACCTCACGGACGTGGACCACTTCGCCGAGATGAACCAGATCTACAACGAGTACTTCGAGGAGCAGGGCCTCAAGGCGCCCGCCTCGGCCCGCACCACCGTCTACGTGGGCCTGCCCAAGGGCCTGCTCATCGAGATCGACGCGCTCGCCGTCCTCGGCTGA
- a CDS encoding DEAD/DEAH box helicase, which yields MNRSTRTNGRHAGGPRSSGGFRAPEGSRSGGGPRPGGSRSAGRPYSKGSSRRPAALQGEFALPVTVTPALPPVEDFAALGLPNGVVETLTRLGVTEPFPIQAATLPNSLAGRDVLGRGRTGSGKTLAFGLAVLARTAGQRAEPRGPLALILVPTRELAQQVTDALTPYAKAVRLRMATVVGGMSIGRQAGALRAGAEVVVATPGRLKDLIERRDCRLDQVAITVLDEADQMADMGFLPQVTELLDQVRPGGQRMLFSATLDRNVDLLVRRYLSDPVVHSVDPSAGAVTTMEHHVLHIHGGDKYAATTEIAARDGRVILFLDTKHGVDKLTTHLLQSGVRAAALHGGKSQPQRTRTLAQFKSGQVTALVATNVAARGIHVDDLDLVVNVDPPADHKDYLHRGGRTARAGGSGSVVTLVTSAQRRDMSRLMAAAGITPQTAQVRSGEAELTRITGAKAPSGVPVTIAAPPKENSRRGAPARGRRPRDGRARRAYAARTQGGEGQGTAA from the coding sequence ATGAACCGCTCAACTCGCACGAACGGCCGACACGCGGGTGGCCCCCGCTCCTCCGGCGGCTTCCGCGCCCCGGAGGGCTCCCGCTCCGGCGGCGGCCCCCGGCCCGGCGGCTCCCGCTCGGCCGGCCGCCCCTACTCCAAGGGATCCTCCCGCCGCCCGGCCGCGCTCCAGGGAGAGTTCGCCCTCCCGGTCACGGTCACCCCGGCCCTGCCGCCCGTCGAGGACTTCGCCGCGCTCGGCCTGCCGAACGGCGTCGTGGAGACCCTGACCCGTCTCGGCGTCACCGAGCCCTTCCCGATCCAGGCGGCCACGCTGCCGAACTCCCTCGCGGGCCGCGACGTCCTCGGCCGCGGGCGCACCGGATCCGGCAAGACCCTCGCCTTCGGCCTCGCCGTGCTGGCCCGCACCGCCGGGCAGCGCGCCGAACCGCGCGGCCCCCTCGCCCTGATCCTCGTACCCACCCGCGAGCTCGCCCAGCAGGTGACCGACGCCCTCACCCCGTACGCCAAGGCGGTGCGGCTGCGCATGGCCACGGTGGTCGGCGGCATGTCGATCGGACGGCAGGCAGGCGCCCTGCGCGCCGGCGCCGAGGTCGTCGTCGCGACGCCCGGACGGCTCAAGGACCTCATCGAGCGGCGCGACTGCCGGCTCGACCAGGTCGCCATCACCGTCCTCGACGAGGCCGACCAGATGGCCGACATGGGCTTCCTGCCGCAGGTCACCGAACTCCTCGACCAGGTGAGGCCCGGCGGCCAGCGGATGCTGTTCTCCGCCACCCTGGACCGCAACGTCGACCTCCTCGTCCGCCGCTACCTCAGCGACCCGGTCGTCCACTCGGTCGACCCCTCGGCCGGCGCGGTCACCACGATGGAACACCACGTGCTGCACATCCACGGCGGCGACAAGTACGCCGCCACCACGGAGATCGCCGCCCGCGACGGACGCGTGATCCTCTTCCTGGACACCAAGCATGGCGTCGACAAGCTCACCACGCACCTGCTCCAGAGCGGGGTACGGGCCGCCGCCCTGCACGGCGGCAAGTCGCAGCCCCAACGCACGCGTACCCTCGCCCAGTTCAAGTCCGGGCAGGTCACGGCGCTCGTCGCCACCAACGTCGCGGCGCGCGGCATCCACGTCGACGACCTCGACCTCGTCGTCAACGTCGACCCGCCCGCCGACCACAAGGACTACCTCCACCGCGGCGGCCGCACCGCCCGCGCCGGTGGCTCCGGCAGCGTCGTCACGCTCGTCACCTCCGCGCAGCGGCGCGACATGAGCCGTCTGATGGCCGCCGCAGGGATCACGCCGCAGACCGCGCAGGTGCGCTCCGGCGAGGCCGAACTGACCCGCATCACCGGGGCCAAGGCCCCCTCCGGCGTACCGGTGACCATCGCCGCCCCGCCGAAGGAGAACTCCCGCCGCGGCGCGCCCGCCCGTGGCCGTCGTCCCCGCGACGGCCGGGCCCGCCGTGCCTACGCGGCCCGTACGCAGGGCGGCGAGGGGCAGGGTACGGCAGCCTGA
- a CDS encoding IclR family transcriptional regulator: MSQTVDRALSILPLLAEGPADLGQVADRLGVHKSTALRLLRTLHEHGLVFRQSDQRYRLGARLFALAQEAVENLDVREIAHPHLLALNERCGHTVHLAVHEDGEVLYIDKVESRYPVRMYSRIGKPVAITVAAVAKLLLADFPEAERRALAEKLDYPTYTSRSTPNAAAFLRELEKVREQGWATDLGGHEESINCVGAPIRGADGRVVAAMSVSAPNVVVTAEELLALLPLVRRTAEAISREYSGHAPLKEA; the protein is encoded by the coding sequence ATGAGCCAGACCGTCGACCGCGCGCTCTCGATCCTGCCGCTGCTCGCCGAAGGTCCCGCCGACCTGGGGCAGGTCGCCGACCGGCTCGGCGTCCACAAGTCCACCGCGCTCCGGCTCCTGCGCACCCTCCACGAACACGGCCTGGTCTTCCGCCAGTCCGACCAGCGCTACCGCCTCGGCGCACGGCTGTTCGCGCTCGCGCAGGAGGCCGTGGAGAACCTCGACGTGCGCGAGATCGCCCACCCCCACCTCCTCGCCCTCAACGAACGCTGCGGCCACACGGTGCACCTCGCCGTCCACGAGGACGGAGAAGTCCTCTACATCGACAAGGTCGAGAGCCGCTACCCGGTGCGCATGTACTCGCGCATCGGCAAACCGGTGGCGATCACGGTCGCCGCCGTCGCCAAGCTCCTCCTCGCCGACTTCCCGGAAGCCGAGCGCCGCGCCCTCGCGGAGAAGCTCGACTACCCCACCTACACGTCCCGTTCCACACCCAACGCCGCGGCTTTCCTGCGGGAGCTGGAGAAGGTGCGCGAACAGGGCTGGGCCACCGACCTCGGTGGCCACGAGGAGTCCATCAACTGCGTCGGGGCCCCCATCCGCGGCGCGGACGGACGCGTCGTCGCCGCCATGTCGGTCTCCGCGCCGAATGTCGTCGTCACCGCCGAGGAACTCCTCGCACTGCTCCCGCTCGTACGCCGTACGGCGGAAGCCATCAGCCGGGAGTACTCCGGCCACGCCCCCCTGAAAGAAGCCTGA
- a CDS encoding sugar kinase, which produces MTAQAAAKAVPEAAAQAIVDVVALGESMVTFRPARPGRLADVPSFDRGIGGAESNVLCALAVAGHTTRWVSRVGADGFGDHLVETIARYGVDTSAVGRDPHRPTGIYFRTADDRDTDAHEVVYYRAGSAASAMARGSVDEDALTAARVLHLSGITPALSADCLDLVRHLCTRRPDRGAHAPLISFDVNHRPGLWKDATTGPDVLLRLARGADLVFVGEDEAATAWGVTGGPDALRAALPEPAILVVKQGSRGATLFRHGEDPVFQPALHVDVVAPVGAGDAFAAGFLSATLRGLPAARRLRHGHLMAAAALTDPGDLATPPARAHADRLAALDDAAWETLRLGPGWTANAQEHGGAEEEVRTP; this is translated from the coding sequence GTGACCGCACAGGCAGCCGCAAAGGCCGTCCCGGAGGCCGCCGCGCAGGCGATCGTGGACGTCGTGGCACTCGGCGAGTCCATGGTCACCTTCCGGCCCGCCCGCCCCGGCCGCCTCGCCGACGTGCCCTCCTTCGACCGCGGGATCGGCGGCGCCGAGTCGAACGTCCTGTGCGCGCTCGCCGTCGCCGGACACACCACCCGCTGGGTCAGCCGCGTCGGCGCCGACGGCTTCGGCGACCACCTCGTCGAGACGATCGCCCGCTACGGCGTCGACACCTCCGCCGTCGGCCGCGACCCGCACCGCCCCACCGGCATCTACTTCCGCACCGCCGACGACCGCGACACCGACGCCCACGAGGTCGTCTACTACCGCGCGGGCTCCGCCGCCTCCGCCATGGCACGCGGCTCCGTCGACGAGGACGCGCTCACCGCCGCCCGCGTCCTGCACCTGTCGGGCATCACCCCCGCTCTCTCCGCCGACTGCCTCGACCTCGTACGCCACCTCTGCACCCGGCGCCCGGACCGCGGCGCCCACGCCCCCCTGATCTCCTTCGACGTCAACCACCGCCCCGGCCTCTGGAAGGACGCCACCACCGGCCCCGACGTCCTGCTCCGCCTCGCGCGCGGCGCCGACCTCGTCTTCGTCGGCGAGGACGAGGCCGCGACCGCCTGGGGCGTGACCGGCGGCCCCGACGCCCTGCGCGCCGCCCTGCCCGAACCCGCCATCCTCGTCGTCAAGCAGGGCAGCCGCGGCGCCACCCTCTTCCGACACGGCGAGGACCCCGTCTTCCAGCCCGCCCTGCACGTCGACGTCGTCGCGCCCGTCGGCGCAGGGGACGCCTTCGCCGCCGGGTTCCTCTCCGCCACCCTGCGCGGCCTGCCCGCCGCGCGGCGGCTGCGCCACGGCCACCTCATGGCCGCCGCCGCCCTCACCGACCCCGGCGACCTCGCGACGCCCCCCGCCCGCGCACACGCCGACCGCCTCGCCGCCCTGGACGACGCCGCCTGGGAGACACTTCGTCTCGGCCCCGGCTGGACGGCGAACGCCCAAGAGCACGGCGGGGCCGAGGAGGAGGTACGTACCCCATGA
- a CDS encoding cold-shock protein codes for MATGTVKWFNAEKGFGFIEQEGGGADVFAHYSNIATQGFRELQEGQKVTFDVTQGQKGPQAENIVPA; via the coding sequence ATGGCTACTGGCACCGTGAAGTGGTTCAACGCGGAAAAGGGCTTCGGCTTCATCGAGCAGGAGGGCGGCGGCGCCGACGTCTTCGCTCACTACTCGAACATCGCCACCCAGGGCTTCCGTGAGCTCCAGGAGGGCCAGAAGGTGACCTTCGACGTCACGCAGGGCCAGAAGGGCCCGCAGGCCGAGAACATCGTTCCCGCCTGA